The DNA segment gggtccccactctTTTTTCTCAATGGAagagcaccaggtttaagatggattccagtaccagctGACATGATCACTGTAAAACCTCATTCTCCATTCTTTCAGGATCGGCCTGCCTgtacccaggaaggtttgcaggtaaacaGAGTCATTAACAACCAACCGTCCTagctaatgggagccatcaagattccaatccaccattaatggcccacattttgtatagttacaataggacatcagagtaatacttcatatttctagcttcagatacaagaatgattgtgtagtggggcagactgccccactccctgagagcgtgggctgcggcaggccagggcgcctgtgCAAACCGGGAGCCAATTATAggagggcttattgtgagccaatcaggcccaggttggagacagccaatcagggccaagctcagccctataagaaggctgcccaggaagggagcagtcagtctgtcccaggctttcaagaggggaaggtcagtctccaagggagggAGACTAGCACGGTGGACAGTGCAGTGCTGGCCAAGCTCGGGGAGGCTAGGGTGCTCTAGCCTGTAGCCTGTCAGGCTTGCAAACCATTCTCATATCCAGAAATATTGGGGATGTCATATACAAACAATTGTATATGTATATAACTTTTTATTTTCATCAACCAAGGAAACCTACAATATCAGTTATGTTAGTTCACACTAAGACCAGTCTGAGATGAACTTCATTTATTTCTGATTGCAGCATGATTCTTTCGTACAGCAAGAAACCTTCTTTTCTTAAGGATCTCTGGCCTACCTAGATTGTCGTCCCACATGTATTCTGGAGAAAGTATTTTGGTTGGTTTGTGGTAAAGAAAATACTTGTTTAAGTGACTCTCTTCTTGCCAGATTGCTTCAATTCCATTGGCTTTGTCCACCATGATGGCTTCATGGCATTGCTTGGTCAGCTTGTAAACCTCCATTACTGTTCCTCCAAAAATGGATGCCATATAGTAGAAGTCACCCTCATCGCTGGGCACATAAGCTTGAGAAGCAGGTCGACGTTCATAGGTGAAAGACCGACGCTCAGCGGCGTAGAAACCTGGGTGTAGTGTGCCAAACAAGTCGCTCAGGATCTCCACTCCAACTTGGTCATTAAACTTCATGTCTACATCAACACACACAAGGTAGCTGACCTCATTAACGAACCGCTGCTGAGAGAAGTAGCTGAGCATTTCCATTCGTCGCATAGAGATTTCTTGCCACCTAGGGTAGTTTTGGACTTGCAGAACCACTACGTTCCTTCCTTCTTTGAGCGCAACTTTAGGAACTTCTTCTGGTCTGTCTGTGAAAATGTAATAGTTCACCCTATGTCCAACCATAAAGTAAGTCTCTGCAGTTTCTAAAAACGTCTTGAGGAAGACTACATACctagaaataaaaaaagagaaattctCTATTAGAAATAAAAGGCACTGTGGTAGAAGACTGGAAGAAGGGGACACAGAGAGCAACAAAGTGACGGGATCAGGGAGACCCATCGGGTGCGCAGAAGAGGGAGTAGGTGGGGGAAATGGTGGAGGTGTAAGAAGGGGCAGACTTGTAAAGCATCTTGAAGGTGAGGATGAGGATTCTGAACTTAGTGTGGAAAAAGACAAGAGGCAGTGAAAGGACTGAAGGAGGCTGATGACATGGTTGGACTCACAAGAGGCATCTAGGATTTGAGCTTTTGTTGTTATTTATGGAGGGGAAGATGAACCAATTCCTACCTAGTTTGTAAAGTATCTTTGATGATCAAAGCTGTGTAAATGTCTGTTTCTCTCCCCTATGAAAATAGCCAATTGATACAAGAGTCCTATTCAGAAGTAACAAATAACTGTGACTCCACCTAATAGGTTTTGTTGCAAGCAGGAATTGACAATGCTCATTAGCAAAAATCATCTGTTTTAGTCCGAAACAATGTACCCTGCCTGAATTTGAACCTGTGGCTCTAGGGACTTTCAAAGCAAGGTACTGGTCATCTTCTGAGAGATACTGAATATCtttaactccattaacttcagtgagagaaGGGCacacagcacctctcaggattggGCCTATATTACCACTTAGCCAGCCTTGTAGTGAAAATGAGAGTTTTCTCTGGCATGCTCACATTCCAGCTCCATGTACCAACCAAGCAAAATGATTTGCCTGCATGGCCCAGGTACAGCTGCATTTCAAAGGTGTTCTGCCGCGTTACCTGTTATTTCAACTGACCTGCAAATAACCAGCAGGTGTAATGTATTATAAGAGCTGCCCCCACCACAGCCAGCTATGAGCCAAGATCTCTGGCAGCAGTCTGACATCAATGGTTGGGAAACAGCCAGGGCACTATGACCAACAGCACTCAGGATCCTCATCCTGCTAAAGTATTGGAGGGGGCCAGCAAAGGAACCTCTAGAAAAAAATCCATCAAACCCCCTCAAAAGTAGAGGGGCCAACTGAGGCACTACCACCTTACAGAATTCAGCTCAAACCCAACAAGAGTGAGGGATACACCATCACTACAGGAAAAAATagctttccccccgccccccatctcctcGTTGGTTATACATCACCTTTCGTACCTAACATAGTTCTGTAATTAAGCCATACTCACTTTTTGATAGCAAACACTGTCAGTCCAACAGTGACATTCCTTTGTCGGAACTGCTCATTCAGGATCTCGGAGTTATAGGTCCCTTCCCAAACTATTGGAGCAAACCATGGAGTCATCATAAGGACGTCACTTCTCCTGTGGAAGAGGAAGTTTTCTTTAGAATCACACTATAGAAGTAAGAAATACGGATGCAGTTGCCTTCCCTACGTATAGAAAGACACTACCAGAGCTATGTGTTAAAGTTCAAAAATAGATAACTAACAGCTGTAAAGAAATATACAACTCCATGAAGTCACAAGCCATGGTGCAGTAAGGCTATTTAATGTAGCAGGTTACTGGGACCGATCAACTAATacattttgttagtctctaaggagccacaagtactcctagttgtttttgctgatacagactaacgcggctaccactctgaaacttgcaACTAATTAATGTTTCttcaagtgctgtccctgtgggtgctccactccaggtgatggTGCATCTCTTCACCGTTGATCAGAGATCttcagtagcagtgcctggttgggacaTATGTGCTCAGTTGGTTTCTCCCATCTCactggaatcttcctgagtgcatgCATCccgcaccctcctcagttccttctcaaccatcctTGGCTGAAGACGGGACTTGGGGCAGTGCTCATCCTCTTCCCTGGTTTCTGAAGGAAACAATTACAAAGAACATATAAATAATTAGTTAGTAacatcccagttgtttcccttcctttataaTAGTTACTtagttaaaaaataaaccaacccccccccccactttcttCAAGTTTGTCTCCCGCTGAGACACTCTCCCCTGGCATTACTAGTGCAATAATGCCAGAGGCTTCAGGATTCAATAAAGGTACTTCCTATCAGGACTTTATGCCAAGGTCCGATGGACACTCACGTTGTCTGAAGTGCCTCGGCGAGACACATGTCCCTGCCAAGTGTGTCACCTGCACAAGCCTCAAAGCCAGAGCTCGTCGTGACAGGGACCTGCAGCTGAAAATGCTTCTCATGCAGAAATCCCTGCAACCACTTCTGGAGATGGGCAATGGCAAACCCTCTCTCTCACGCTCCTCGGCCAAGTCTCATCCGACTTGGAGCATGACTTcaccctctctggagcagaggcaaGAAACTCTGCAGCCGCCTATGGAGAAGGTCACtaaaccctctccctcacgctCCCCTGCCAGGCCAAAACCGACCAGGAGCCGGCTTCACCTTCTCAAGTGAAGCAGCAAGAAGCCCTAATGGCTCCTCTCAGAGACACTCAACAGGGTAAAGGATCTCCCGCAGGGTCTTTACCCTTGGTGCTGTCAGCACTGAGGCAGGcaactctgggtacgtctacactacgggattataccagttttacagaaaccattttttttaaacagattgtataaagtcgagtgcacgcagccacactaagcacagtaattcggcggtgtgcgtccatggaccgaggctagcatcgatttccggagcattgcactgtgggtagctatcccgtagctatcccatagttcccgcagtgtcccccgccccttggaattctgggttgagatcccagtgcctgatggggcaaaaacattgtcgtgggtggttctgggtacagcctcgcccctccctccatgaaagcagcagtagccaatcgtttcgcgcctttttccctgggtgaactgtgcagacgccatagcacgccaagcatggaccctgctcgctcaagacagcaatcatggatgttgtaaacacctcgcgcattctcgtgcgctcaatgctgaaccgggacctgcaaaaccaggcgaggaggcggcggctacggcagcgcggtgacgagagtgatgaggacatggacacagaattttctcaaaccgcgggcccctgcgctttggagatcctgctgggaatggggcaggttctagccattgaatgccgattttgggcccaggaaacaagcacagactggtgggaccgcatagttttgcgggtttgggacgattcccagtggctgcgaaactttcgcatgcgtaagggcactttcatggaactttgtgacttgctttcccctgccctgaaacgccagaataccaagataagatcagccctcacagttgagaagcgagtggcaatagccctctggaagcttgcaatgccagacagctaccggtcagtcaggaatcaatttggagtgggcaaatctactgtgggggctgctgtgatgcaagtagccaaagcaatcactaagctgctgctacgaaaggttgtgactctgggaaatgtgcaggtcatagtggatggctttgctgcaatgggattccctaactgtgaggggggggcaatagatggaatccatatccctatcttggcaccggagcaccaggccacccagtatgtaaaccgcaaggtgtacttttcaatggtgctgcaagtactggtggatcacaagggacgtttcaccaacatccacgtgggatggccgggaagggttcatgacgctcgcgtcttcaggaacactactctgtttaaacggctgcagcaagggaattacttcccagaccagaaaataacagttggggatgttgaaatgcctgttgttatcctgggggacccagcctaccccttgatgccatggctcatgaagccatacacaggcagcctggacagtagtcaggagctgttcaactacaggctgagcaagtgcagaatggtggtagaatgtgcctttggccgtttaaaggcgcgctggcgcacattactgactcgctcagacctcagccaaaccaatgtccccattgttattgctgcttgctgtgtgctccacaatctctgtgagagtaagggggagacctttatggcggggtgggaggctgaggcaaatcacctggccgctgattacgcgcagccagacaccagggcaattagaagagcacaccaggaagcggtgcgcatcagagaagctttgaaaacgagtttcatcactggccagggtagggtgtaactgctgtgtttgtttccccttgacgaacaccccccccttgattgactcattccctgtaagcaacccaccctcccccttctattatagcttgcttaaggaaataaagtcactatcgtttaaaaatcatgtattctttattaattcatcataaaaagagggagagaactgacaaggtagcccgggtgtggtttgggaggaggataggagggaaggaaaaggccactaaaaaaatttcacaataatgacagccttttggttgggctgtccacgggggtggagtgagcgggtgcacggagcctccccccacgcgttcttgcatgtctgggtgaggaggatgtggaacatggtgagggtggttatacaggggctgcagcagcactctgtgatcctgctgctgttcctgaagctccatcagacgccggagcatgtcagtttgatcacgcagcagccccagtgttgcatcccgccaccgctgatcttcctgcctacacctctgatcttcctgccgcaaccTCTGATCTcgagcatccctcctgtcctcacgttcactggcatctttcctgtaatttgataccacgtccttccactcattcagatgagctctttcattgcgggtcacttccatgatttccaagaacatttcgtctcgtgtcttttttttcccgccgccttatctgagatagccttcgggatggagtagggaggcttgaaaaatttgcaactgcatgagggaaggaaaaaagggagagaagtatttaaaaagatacataagcattgttctgtaaaatgtaagcagagtcaggatgagctctaccctgacatctggtggtgaattatggggagtgtggaaaggaatttcaggtattttgcattggcacacccaccccagcccacagcagctggggatgGTTATTTttacagctgtgggatccccaatttctttgttattggggcaggaggaataaagtgttgtcaccctgattaagtaaatgaggaactgtGAGACTGCGTTATGACAGAGATTAAGTGtccattaagtagcacttgctagacaagggacatgggtgccaaaacccagtgaattgagagaggttggggactggtgtgtgtacctgatggtatgggccccttttgagggcctggaacacccattgcacatcctcctctctccactgttaaagagcagagctaattttgatttcattaggagtccatctagaggctgctgagctgaattcacttggGCCAGTAGtacaccagcactggggctcccctactacaagctgaaatcactaagagctgaaatcactaaaagagccaaacttactgagctgagatcactgagtgctgtgttaactagtgggggagcctgaagatctatcgccaagcagctggcagagcggagcagtttgcagcgtgttggagcagcccatggaacagtgagcggagcggagcagtttgcggggacggctggagcggctcacgggtcggctggaggagcggcacagctggtggagtggatccggtcgtggtgaaggctgcagcagaactccatggagaggcggagcagttggccctggcccacgtaaggtgccccttaacaccctgtgtgtgccccccccccatttccacccaggctggggcgtaaaactctgcagataaagttttgaactctggggtggcactgaccagagacttttgggttgttggactttggggtgattggacttaagaccctaaggggaaaaggacctTGCCAAACGTACTTAGAGGTGGGTTTttgttgcttatggtttgtgttataatcctgtttgtggtgtttcttcaacgtgatgctgcattgtttccctcctttattaaatggattttgctacactcagattccgtgcttgtgagtggggaagtattgcctcctagaggcgcccgggggtggTGGTgctatgtaattgtcccaggtcactgggtgggggctcgagccggttttgcattgtgttattgaaatggaacccctggatactgaacccggcccttgttgctgccaactcagaggggcagaagggttacacttacaCTCTTTCACGgagaacaacactattcaccttacatagcacatgtgatttcactacaaggtcgcattttacatcttaatattgagtgcctgcggctctggtattagagatctcacagacgcaggtctgggcagcagaattcggcttgcatgcggccatggtaagccattctctttcggcttctgcagccttcatatatccagcaccctcctttaccaaatagcaagcaaagcctgttcagtgctgcttctttcctgttaacatgcagcagcagaaaccacccccaaatccaattctctgggatgatcgctttacccctccccacaccaggtggctggtatcatggaagatcactgctaaacacgccccttcctccccccccaccgcgtggctggtagcagggaagatccctgctagccaaatacGAAAAAGCTCAGCGCTAATCACCCCCGCCCTCCctctgcttggctacctgcaaggaaggatttccttttaagcaacaggcaaacagcccagaaggaatgcccatctctgtccccttaattaaattcctgaatttcaaccaggttaccatgaacgatatcactctcctgaggataacacagcgagataaagagcggatgttgcttgaatgccagcaaacaccgggaccatacgcagctaggctttgtcatgcaatgataccagattacttgctacatgcatggcgtggtcaagtgtcctactgtggaggacggaataaggctgcccttcccagaaaccttctgcaaacgcttttggagtacctccaggagagcttcatggagatgtccctggaggatttccgctccatccccagacatcttaacagacttttccaataactctactggccgcgaatgcatcccaagtcctcagggcaaattaatcattaaaaaatgcttgcttttaaaccatgtcttatatttacaaggtacactcaccagaggtcccttccatggcttcattgtccgggatagttgcttgggagggctgggaggagggtaattccgtcagggtgagaaaaagctcctggctgttggggagaacggagtgctgtgtgctctctgctaggtcgtcctcctcttccccgtctgcagaatcctcagccatggctgagattaccacccccacctcggaatccacggacaggggtggcgtagtggtggcggacccccccgagaattgcatgcagctcagcgtagaagcggcatgttttcggccctgccccggaccttccgtttgcttctttggttttctggtaggcttgtctgagctctttaactttcacacggcactgaactgagtccctggtgtggcctctctgcatcatggccttggaaattttttcaaatgttttttcatttcgtcttttggaacgcagttctgttagcatggaatcctctccccatacagcgatcagatccagtacctcctgtgcagtccatgctggagctctttttcgattctcaggagactgcattgttacctgtgctgatgagctctccacgccagccaaacaggaaatgaaattcaaaagttcgcggggcttttcctgtctacctggccagtgcatccgagttcagatggctttccagagcggtcacaatggtgcactgtgggatagctcccggaggccaatactgtcgatttgcggccacactaaccctaatccgacatggcaataccgatttgagcgctactcccctcgtcggggaggagtacagatatcggtattaagagccctttatatcgatattaagggcttcgttgtgtggacgggtgcagcgtaaaatcggtttaacgctgctaaattcggtataaacgcatagtgtagaccaggcctctgaccGCCCCTGCACTTTACAAACAACTCACAGGGGGCTCAAAAGCAGGGACCCAGCTTCCCACAGCAGGAAGCTCTCCTCGGCACCGGTTCCCCCGCCTCCGACAGCCTGCCACCCCACAGCAGATTCAGACCCCCTGTGGGGCTCTCACAAACAGCTCTTGCCTCCTGCAAAAGTGAAACTAACATCACACGCAGGCACACCCTAATgtctcaacaacaaaaaaagtggCTTTGCGTTTTAATTTAACCACATGATATGCTCTTTTAGTTTTAAAGTATGGATTGTTGTATTATGCAATAAGCGCCGAATTGCACAAACGTAGTTTCTGCATAACACTGACTCCGCCACCAAATGTATTGACCTCCCTATATTGGTGGACAAAACCAGAGAACCTATGTTCCCTTCCATCCACACTCCCCAGTACTCATGCTGACCACGAACGCTTCCCAGATAGATTGTGGAGTGCACTTAGGTGACCACAAGGCACAGAGCCACTGGTCCCTATCAGAGACACATCTGcacatcaatctcctagaactcaGAGCCTTCAGGTAGGGAGGAGCACAATCTCACTCCCTATGCACAGCAGCCATTaaactatggaattggtgcatacatcACATAAAAGTCACCGCTTCCTACCTGTCCACGTGTCACAACACTACCGCCGACACACTCAGCAGACACTTCTCCGAGGAACACGAATGGGAATTACATCCCATGATACTCCGACAGCTCTCCTCCCACTAGGGCACTCTGTCGATAGAACTGTTTGCCACTCCTCAAAACTGCAAATGCCATCTATTTTGCTCCAGAGCGGGACTCGGAAATGCATCTCTAGGGGATGCGTTCCTCATTCCTTGGAACAACTCCCTCGTGTACGCTTTTCCACCGATTCCACTCATACACAGGGTTCTATGCAACATCACAGAGGAGAAGGCCCAggtcatacttattgccccaACTTGGCCCAGGCAGACATGGTATCCTTACCTGCTACGCATGTCCATCCGTCCTCCCCGGactcttcctaacagcccagatCTCCTCTCTCAGAACTGCGGTCAGCTTCTTCATCTGCAGCTCTGGAAACTCCATCTGACGGCGTGGTTTCTTCATGGTTTCAGTCCCACGAATTAGCCTGCTCTGAACAGGTCCAACATGTCCTCCTGCACAGTAGAAGGGACTCCACTCCTAACACTAACCTGCAAAAGTGGAAACGCTTCTCCATCAGTGCTTCCACAGATGCCTAATACCCCAGACTGCAACCCTCTCTGACATCTTAGACTATCTTTTCGAACTAAAACAGGATGCGCTTTCACTGACTTCGATCAGAGTACACCTTGCGGCCCTTACCACTTTCCATGACACTCTGGACGGCTATTCACTTTTGGCCATCCCACCATCAAACTCTTCCTTGCGGTCTtgcaaaatctctaccctgagATTCATTCACCAGTAGCCTCCTGGAGTCTCAACCTAGTTCTCCACGCTCTTATGAAACCCCCTTTTGAGCCCCTGGCCACTTCATCCCTGCTCCACGTATCTATGAAAGTGGCTCTCTCGGTTGCCATAATGTCAACAAGAAGGGTTGGTGAAATAAGCACCCTGACGGCCTACCCTCCTACACCATTTTCTCTAAACACAAGCTTCCTATACAAACccaccccaaattcctccccaaggtggtgtctacCTTCCACCTTAACCAGTCAATACCTGTATTCCATCCCAAGCCTCAGACAACTCCACAGGAAGCTACATTACATACGTCCGATGGGCTCTTGCATTCTATCTTGACAGAACTAAACCATTTCGTAAATCCCCTAGGCTATTTGTTTCTACTACCAAGAGATCAAAGGGTGATGCTATCTCTAAGCAAAGACTCTCCAAGGGGATCTTGGTCTGCATCAGATCCTGCTATCAGACCCAGAATGTTCAACCACCCAGAGGGTGTTAGGACTCATTTTACTAGAGCAATGTCAACATCCATTGCCTTCCTCCACAACGTACCTGTTACAGACATATACAAGGCGGCCAAAGGGACATCTGACCACACATTTGCCAAACATTATGCTATCACACGGGATACCATGGCAGACTCCATAGTTGGCCATACGGTACTGTCTACCGTTGTCCCTCACACAACTCCAAAATGCCaccaaccatagtgggtactgcttcacattcaggtagagtggagcacccacagggacagcactcaaagaagaagagaaaggtactcaccttgcagtaactgaggttcttcgagatgtgtgtccctgtgggtgctccattccccgccctcctcccctctactttggagtactagtACGATTCCtccatggtagagaaggaacagagGAGGGTGTGGGACGCATgcgctcaggaagattccaacgagacgggagataccaactAGGCGCATGCATCCTGACtaggcactgctaccgaagatCTCCGATCAACAGCGCCAGGACGCAccatcacctagagtggagcaacCACAGGGACACATATCTTGgagaacttcagttactgcaaggtgactAACTTTCTCTTGCACTGCACGAGCATCTACCCAGCATGGATGAGgtttgtaactgaacaaaacattctGGCTTGTACTTTGTATAAAGACCCAAGTGTTTCTGAGATTTTGTATGCATAAGTTAACACAGAGCAAGACAAGTTCAAATCCTTAAGGAAATTTCTTGGTCAGATTTTTGTCTATAAACTTTAGTTATATCTTGGATGCAACAAAACACTTATTTTTAGTTTTACTTACGGTGGCTTTAGAATCTGTGGCTTTGTGTAAATCATTCTAAAAGAAAAGtaggaaaacaaaaatgatttcagGTTAAGGAAAGATTTCCatagctctttaaaaaaatccttcttgAGTTTACAGACAGATAAAAGATTCCCACTAATCTGCTCCATTGAGAACTCAGTGACCCATACTCAGAACGCCAAAGGAAAGGGTTTTAGCTTTACTGTACCTCTGGTGACTTGAGTTTAAATCCTGGTTCAGGTCACATATGAACATAAGTTTAGTGGTCTCTCTCTAGTCCCTAATATTGGTTCACATCACAAAACCTCTATGCAGTGTGGCTTGATAGACAATCTATGCTCATGAGAGGCTCAGAGGGAGACATTAAAAGTCAGGAATGAGGTGCATTCGCAAAGTGGTGTGAGCATGCAGGATTGGAGTAGAAAAGTTTTGCAGGTAGGGAATGCGGAACATTGATAGAGCAGTGTGTGGGGTCAGAACTTGAATAGTAGAGTTTCCTGGAGGTCAGAATTGAAGTGCAGACTGGTGTAACCC comes from the Mauremys mutica isolate MM-2020 ecotype Southern chromosome 18, ASM2049712v1, whole genome shotgun sequence genome and includes:
- the LOC123352335 gene encoding histo-blood group ABO system transferase 2-like isoform X11, with product MHALRKIPVRWEKPTEHICPNQALLLKISDQRRSDVLMMTPWFAPIVWEGTYNSEILNEQFRQRNVTVGLTVFAIKKYVVFLKTFLETAETYFMVGHRVNYYIFTDRPEEVPKVALKEGRNVVVLQVQNYPRWQEISMRRMEMLSYFSQQRFVNEVSYLVCVDVDMKFNDQVGVEILSDLFGTLHPGFYAAERRSFTYERRPASQAYVPSDEGDFYYMASIFGGTVMEVYKLTKQCHEAIMVDKANGIEAIWQEESHLNKYFLYHKPTKILSPEYMWDDNLGRPEILKKRRFLAVRKNHAAIRNK
- the LOC123352335 gene encoding histo-blood group ABO system transferase-like isoform X2, with protein sequence MHKDQGKTGGIKGYFTKRHVYVMGCIMLLCFSCGYFWNTYKFTCLDTPIKICNTMSSNTQDLDDFHKIKLPSNHNLEDLLQIELPRMIYTKPQILKPPRSDVLMMTPWFAPIVWEGTYNSEILNEQFRQRNVTVGLTVFAIKKYVVFLKTFLETAETYFMVGHRVNYYIFTDRPEEVPKVALKEGRNVVVLQVQNYPRWQEISMRRMEMLSYFSQQRFVNEVSYLVCVDVDMKFNDQVGVEILSDLFGTLHPGFYAAERRSFTYERRPASQAYVPSDEGDFYYMASIFGGTVMEVYKLTKQCHEAIMVDKANGIEAIWQEESHLNKYFLYHKPTKILSPEYMWDDNLGRPEILKKRRFLAVRKNHAAIRNK
- the LOC123352335 gene encoding histo-blood group ABO system transferase 2-like isoform X13; protein product: MDMRSRRSDVLMMTPWFAPIVWEGTYNSEILNEQFRQRNVTVGLTVFAIKKYVVFLKTFLETAETYFMVGHRVNYYIFTDRPEEVPKVALKEGRNVVVLQVQNYPRWQEISMRRMEMLSYFSQQRFVNEVSYLVCVDVDMKFNDQVGVEILSDLFGTLHPGFYAAERRSFTYERRPASQAYVPSDEGDFYYMASIFGGTVMEVYKLTKQCHEAIMVDKANGIEAIWQEESHLNKYFLYHKPTKILSPEYMWDDNLGRPEILKKRRFLAVRKNHAAIRNK
- the LOC123352335 gene encoding histo-blood group ABO system transferase-like isoform X5, with protein sequence MHKDQGKTGGIKGYFPKSHLHVMGFTTLLCFSFGYIWNTYKFTCLDTPIKICNTMSNTQDLDDFHKIKLPSNHNLEDLLQIELPRMIYTKPQILKPPRSDVLMMTPWFAPIVWEGTYNSEILNEQFRQRNVTVGLTVFAIKKYVVFLKTFLETAETYFMVGHRVNYYIFTDRPEEVPKVALKEGRNVVVLQVQNYPRWQEISMRRMEMLSYFSQQRFVNEVSYLVCVDVDMKFNDQVGVEILSDLFGTLHPGFYAAERRSFTYERRPASQAYVPSDEGDFYYMASIFGGTVMEVYKLTKQCHEAIMVDKANGIEAIWQEESHLNKYFLYHKPTKILSPEYMWDDNLGRPEILKKRRFLAVRKNHAAIRNK
- the LOC123352335 gene encoding histo-blood group ABO system transferase-like isoform X3, producing MHKDQGKTGGIKGYFPKSHLHVMGFTTLLCFSFGYIWNTYKFTCLDTPIKICNTMSSNTQDLDDFHKIKLPSNHNLEDLLQIELPRMIYTKPQILKPPRSDVLMMTPWFAPIVWEGTYNSEILNEQFRQRNVTVGLTVFAIKKYVVFLKTFLETAETYFMVGHRVNYYIFTDRPEEVPKVALKEGRNVVVLQVQNYPRWQEISMRRMEMLSYFSQQRFVNEVSYLVCVDVDMKFNDQVGVEILSDLFGTLHPGFYAAERRSFTYERRPASQAYVPSDEGDFYYMASIFGGTVMEVYKLTKQCHEAIMVDKANGIEAIWQEESHLNKYFLYHKPTKILSPEYMWDDNLGRPEILKKRRFLAVRKNHAAIRNK
- the LOC123352335 gene encoding histo-blood group ABO system transferase-like isoform X4, which codes for MHKDQGKTGGIKGYFTKRHVYVMGCIMLLCFSCGYFWNTYKFTCLDTPIKICNTMSNTQDLDDFHKIKLPSNHNLEDLLQIELPRMIYTKPQILKPPRSDVLMMTPWFAPIVWEGTYNSEILNEQFRQRNVTVGLTVFAIKKYVVFLKTFLETAETYFMVGHRVNYYIFTDRPEEVPKVALKEGRNVVVLQVQNYPRWQEISMRRMEMLSYFSQQRFVNEVSYLVCVDVDMKFNDQVGVEILSDLFGTLHPGFYAAERRSFTYERRPASQAYVPSDEGDFYYMASIFGGTVMEVYKLTKQCHEAIMVDKANGIEAIWQEESHLNKYFLYHKPTKILSPEYMWDDNLGRPEILKKRRFLAVRKNHAAIRNK